In Oryzihumus leptocrescens, the following are encoded in one genomic region:
- a CDS encoding ribbon-helix-helix domain-containing protein produces the protein MARPDNQPPQGDERIEIKATPIRLPEDLLAAIDQIAATEQVSRNAVFNAALRFAVAHQRPWVKTAVDGRVTRWARERERRKDAD, from the coding sequence ATGGCTCGCCCCGACAACCAGCCGCCGCAGGGGGACGAGCGGATCGAGATCAAGGCGACACCCATCCGACTCCCCGAGGACCTTCTCGCCGCCATTGACCAGATCGCCGCTACGGAGCAGGTCAGCCGGAACGCGGTCTTCAATGCCGCCCTCCGGTTCGCCGTCGCTCACCAAAGGCCTTGGGTGAAGACCGCCGTGGACGGTCGCGTGACCCGCTGGGCGCGCGAACGAGAGCGGCGGAAGGATGCTGACTGA
- a CDS encoding competence protein CoiA family protein — protein sequence MVKYLSVVPPQSDSHDVGGGRHRAEALAAFQGDGETRLVYARHRADPDDLFYLVDGTARQIRDWAREHLECLMPECDDRRLKVVARTTRRDGFAHYVGSGGHSREGLAHQQAKALIARWVAERWPDVTAVPERSTRSGARRADVMLTWPDGRQVAVEVQYAAMSPEDWRVRHQSYRDQGVVDVWLLGHLPPHLRRSSARSGEGEDAIGGRVGLGPLHQAMVAAGVPVLWINPVEERLGTVWVREQPQSYSDTLGRSIEWGDGHDGTEHTVPPSADHERAWFEADPLRDCDLTPDGITSPVLGRLTEARAALDAVNGRRKAADAERRRMLDQRAAEQAKRDARRNADRAGFERWLAAKTAQRQAQWERSELYAKVVARYGEVPQIFRAALEGQSGVYAAPAHWRAVLYGDLILGRPKGSRFTIADCYRSLRAAGIEVHPHSATKRAAAVLGWLEYLARIGYVRIHLAEGSAWQVRNVEVLADIERLKAEDDARRERERKRHENHVRLTELRTRVNARVAAAAPSTAPVPVPPEMGPRPQRAREQVLRCSTCGLVLDPCLARLGHHVGGC from the coding sequence TTGGTCAAGTACCTATCAGTCGTCCCGCCGCAGAGTGACAGTCACGACGTGGGTGGCGGTCGGCATCGAGCCGAGGCACTAGCGGCGTTCCAGGGGGATGGAGAGACGCGGCTGGTTTACGCGCGCCACCGCGCAGACCCAGACGACCTCTTCTACCTCGTGGACGGCACCGCTCGGCAGATCAGGGATTGGGCCCGCGAGCACCTGGAGTGCTTGATGCCTGAGTGCGACGACCGGCGCTTGAAGGTCGTCGCGCGGACGACCCGGCGGGACGGTTTCGCCCATTACGTCGGGTCGGGCGGGCATTCCCGGGAAGGGCTTGCCCATCAGCAGGCGAAGGCGCTGATCGCTCGGTGGGTGGCGGAGCGGTGGCCGGATGTCACGGCTGTGCCGGAGCGGTCAACGAGGTCAGGTGCGCGTCGCGCTGACGTGATGCTGACGTGGCCTGACGGGCGCCAGGTGGCCGTCGAGGTGCAGTACGCGGCGATGTCTCCTGAGGACTGGCGCGTTCGCCATCAGTCGTATCGGGACCAGGGCGTGGTCGACGTCTGGCTGCTCGGGCATTTGCCGCCGCACCTACGACGGTCGTCAGCGCGCTCCGGCGAGGGGGAGGACGCGATCGGCGGCCGTGTCGGTCTCGGGCCTCTGCACCAGGCGATGGTCGCGGCGGGTGTGCCCGTGCTGTGGATCAACCCCGTTGAGGAACGCCTGGGCACTGTGTGGGTACGGGAACAGCCGCAGTCCTACTCGGACACCTTGGGGCGATCCATCGAGTGGGGCGACGGGCACGACGGCACGGAGCACACAGTCCCGCCGAGCGCGGACCACGAGCGGGCCTGGTTCGAGGCTGACCCGCTGCGCGACTGCGACCTGACCCCGGACGGGATCACGTCCCCGGTTCTGGGGCGACTCACCGAGGCGCGTGCTGCCTTGGACGCTGTGAACGGGCGCCGCAAGGCGGCTGACGCGGAGCGGCGGCGGATGCTTGATCAGCGCGCGGCCGAGCAGGCGAAGCGGGACGCGCGCCGCAATGCGGACCGTGCCGGTTTCGAACGGTGGCTGGCAGCCAAGACCGCGCAGCGGCAGGCGCAGTGGGAGCGGTCGGAGTTGTACGCCAAGGTCGTAGCGAGATACGGGGAGGTCCCGCAGATCTTCAGGGCCGCCCTTGAGGGGCAGTCGGGCGTGTACGCCGCTCCGGCGCATTGGCGGGCTGTGCTTTACGGGGACCTGATCCTCGGACGCCCAAAGGGATCCCGGTTCACCATCGCGGACTGCTACCGGAGCCTGCGCGCGGCCGGGATAGAAGTCCACCCGCACAGCGCGACCAAGCGGGCCGCGGCGGTACTCGGCTGGCTGGAGTACCTCGCGCGCATAGGGTACGTGCGCATCCACCTTGCAGAAGGCTCCGCGTGGCAGGTGCGGAACGTCGAGGTCCTCGCGGACATCGAGCGACTCAAAGCCGAGGACGACGCCCGCCGTGAACGGGAGCGGAAACGGCACGAGAATCACGTACGGCTGACCGAGTTGCGGACGCGTGTGAATGCGAGAGTGGCAGCAGCCGCGCCGAGCACCGCCCCGGTCCCCGTTCCACCTGAGATGGGCCCGCGACCTCAGCGCGCCCGGGAGCAGGTCCTTCGGTGTTCGACGTGTGGTCTTGTGCTGGACCCGTGCCTGGCTCGCCTGGGACATCACGTGGGCGGATGTTGA